A section of the Paralichthys olivaceus isolate ysfri-2021 chromosome 14, ASM2471397v2, whole genome shotgun sequence genome encodes:
- the arhgap22a gene encoding rho GTPase-activating protein 22 isoform X2 — protein sequence MIPSRSPLTSDEPKELAARSKSMVLGELSRVSRPCSPLDQEKALKSGWLKRKRSIMKNWQLRWFVLRAEALYFYKDQDETKAQGCIPLQGSQVNELPANQDEPGRHLFEIIPGGAGEKDRSGVSHESFLLLANSQSDMEEWVRAIRRVIWAPLGGGVFGQHLEETMLYEAQCGPQRPVPVLVEQCVCFIREHGLEEEGLFRAPGQTNHVRELQDAFDRGEKPVFDSSTDVHTVASLLKLYIRELPEPIIPFSKYTQFLSCAQLLTKDKELGIIELGKQVKSLPQVNYNLLKYICRFLDEVQSHSNENKMSVQNLATVFGPNILRPRVEDPVTMMEGSTQVQHLMTVLISEHSRLYQHEEPETEIEIPPQQPQSPVQRCRVEWLPHEDTEPPTSSGTSTTTPKVILQSSTPSLESRLKAPSPITAVEKGEDGQDEGKSKSKPEEKVDEKADIKTELKSGGEVAISPSKQSRALPSWRCSFKGSAASGGPRGKIGGSAGDVSAAGGSNWLMNGLSSFRAHRRTTSSGERLKDSTLSLKDSTLSLKETNLSIKDSQRDSDEDSSRTPLAHRALQQSHRMSAYDNVAPSSLSLPADSPIWSSFEISLTEPEGSDRAVKAAQGQERPTEVRDITNTPDDSASGAEDDPGGGDEDLTNMLMQLKEELKKQRTSYEASIRKLEESCSKYQSQVNCLEEELDQEKKKVHMLEIRLRNSERANKDAENRNILLQQEMEEFFKTLGDLTTGAT from the exons CACGCTCCAAGAGCATGGTGCTCGGAGAGCTGTCCCGGGTGTCCAGGCCCTGCTCGCCTCTGGATCAGGAGAAAGCACTGAAGTCGGGCTGGCTGAAGAGGAAGCGCAGTATCATGAAGAACTGGCAGCTGCGCTGGTTCGTCCTAAGGGCTGAGGCTCTGTATTTCTACAAGGACCAGGATGAAACCAAGGCACAG GGCTGTATCCCTCTTCAGGGCAGCCAGGTCAATGAGCTGCCGGCCAATCAGGATGAGCCTGGTCGCCACCTTTTTGAAATCATTCCAG GCGGGGCTGGAGAAAAGGATCGATCAGGTGTAAGCCATGAATCATTCCTGCTGTTGGCCAACTCTCAGAGTGACATGGAGGAATGGGTCAGAGCCATACGGAGAGTCATATGGGCTCCACTTGGAGGAG GAGTCTTTGGGCAGCACCTGGAGGAGACAATGTTGTACGAGGCCCAGTGTGGCCCCCAGCGACCGGTCCCTGTGCTGGtcgaacagtgtgtgtgtttcatacgTGAACATGGGCTTGAGGAAGAGGGCCTTTTCAGGGCCCCTGGACAAACCAACCATGTTCGAGAGCTGCAGGATGCATTCGATCGCGGTGAGAAGCCGGTGTTTGACAG TTCCACAGATGTCCACACAGTGGCATCGCTGCTAAAGCTGTACATACGGGAGCTGCCAGAGCCTATAATCCCATTCTCCAAATACACACAGTTTCTTTCTTGTGCTCAGCTACTTACCAAGGATAAAGAACTg GGTATCATAGAGCTCGGCAAACAGGTGAAATCTCTTCCTCAGGTCAACTACAACCTCCTTAAATACATCTGCAG GTTCCTAGATGAGGTTCAGTCTCACTCCAACGAGAACAAGATGAGCGTTCAGAACCTGGCCACTGTGTTTGGACCCAATATCCTTCGGCCCAGGGTGGAGGATCCAGTAACTATGATGGAGG GAAGTACCCAGGTGCAGCATCTGATGACTGTGCTGATCAGTGAACACTCCCGACTTTACCAACATGAAGAGCCAGAAACAGAAATTGAGATCCCCCCACAGCAACCTCAGAGTCCTGTCCAACGGTGCAGAGTGGAATGGTTGCCCCACGAAGACACTGAACCCCCAACCTCCTCAGGCACAAGCACCACAACACCCAAGGTGATACTCCAATCTTCCACCCCTTCTTTAGAGAGCAGGCTGAAAGCACCAAGCCCCATTACAGCAGTAGAGAAGGGTGAGGATGGTCAGGATGAAGGGAAGAGCAAAAGTAAGCCAGAGGAGAAAGTGGATGAAAAAGCAGATATTAAAACGGAATTGAAAAGTGGAGGTGAAGTTGCCATAAGTCCCAGTAAACAGTCTAGAGCGCTGCCTTCCTGGAGGTGCTCCTTCAAGGGCAGTGCAGCATCTGGGGGGCCAAGGGGGAAAATAGGGGGGTCGGCGGGGGATGTGTCAGCAGCTGGTGGGAGCAACTGGCTGATGAATGGCCTGTCATCCTTCCGAGCTCACCGACGCACCACGTCATCTGGTGAGAGGCTGAAAGATTCGACTCTGTCTCTGAAGGATTCAACCCTTTCCCTAAAAGAGACAAATCTCTCAATTAAAGACTCGCAGAGAGACTCAGATGAAGACTCCTCTCGAACGCCCCTCGCTCACAGAGCCCTCCAACAATCACACAGAATGTCCGCCTATGACAACGTTGCCCCGTCCAGTCTGAGTCTGCCTGCTGACTCCCCGATTTGGTCGTCCTTTGAGATCTCGCTGACCGAACCAGAGGGAAGCGATAGGGCAGTCAAAGCAGCGCAGGGTCAAGAGAGACCCACAGAGGTGAGGGACATTACAAATACTCCAGATGACAGTGCAAGTGGGGCTGAGGACGATCccggaggaggagatgaagatcTCACCAACATGCTGATGCAGctgaaggaggagctgaagaaacaGAGGACAAGCTATGAAGCCTCTATTCGCAA GTTGGAGGAGTCCTGCTCAAAGTACCAGTCGCAGGTAAACTGCCTCGAGGAGGAGCTGgaccaggagaagaagaaggtcCACATGCTGGAGATCCGACTCAGGAATTCAGAGCGGGCAAATAAAGACGCAGAGAACAgaaacatcctcctccagcaagAGATGGAGGAGTTCTTCAAAACCCTCGGAGATCTGACGACAGGAGCAACATAG
- the arhgap22a gene encoding rho GTPase-activating protein 22 isoform X1 gives MSLCWFLRGLRFQYWHCLNPECPCGGRKGPCGEVAPVQCGVVLTMIPSRSPLTSDEPKELAARSKSMVLGELSRVSRPCSPLDQEKALKSGWLKRKRSIMKNWQLRWFVLRAEALYFYKDQDETKAQGCIPLQGSQVNELPANQDEPGRHLFEIIPGGAGEKDRSGVSHESFLLLANSQSDMEEWVRAIRRVIWAPLGGGVFGQHLEETMLYEAQCGPQRPVPVLVEQCVCFIREHGLEEEGLFRAPGQTNHVRELQDAFDRGEKPVFDSSTDVHTVASLLKLYIRELPEPIIPFSKYTQFLSCAQLLTKDKELGIIELGKQVKSLPQVNYNLLKYICRFLDEVQSHSNENKMSVQNLATVFGPNILRPRVEDPVTMMEGSTQVQHLMTVLISEHSRLYQHEEPETEIEIPPQQPQSPVQRCRVEWLPHEDTEPPTSSGTSTTTPKVILQSSTPSLESRLKAPSPITAVEKGEDGQDEGKSKSKPEEKVDEKADIKTELKSGGEVAISPSKQSRALPSWRCSFKGSAASGGPRGKIGGSAGDVSAAGGSNWLMNGLSSFRAHRRTTSSGERLKDSTLSLKDSTLSLKETNLSIKDSQRDSDEDSSRTPLAHRALQQSHRMSAYDNVAPSSLSLPADSPIWSSFEISLTEPEGSDRAVKAAQGQERPTEVRDITNTPDDSASGAEDDPGGGDEDLTNMLMQLKEELKKQRTSYEASIRKLEESCSKYQSQVNCLEEELDQEKKKVHMLEIRLRNSERANKDAENRNILLQQEMEEFFKTLGDLTTGAT, from the exons CACGCTCCAAGAGCATGGTGCTCGGAGAGCTGTCCCGGGTGTCCAGGCCCTGCTCGCCTCTGGATCAGGAGAAAGCACTGAAGTCGGGCTGGCTGAAGAGGAAGCGCAGTATCATGAAGAACTGGCAGCTGCGCTGGTTCGTCCTAAGGGCTGAGGCTCTGTATTTCTACAAGGACCAGGATGAAACCAAGGCACAG GGCTGTATCCCTCTTCAGGGCAGCCAGGTCAATGAGCTGCCGGCCAATCAGGATGAGCCTGGTCGCCACCTTTTTGAAATCATTCCAG GCGGGGCTGGAGAAAAGGATCGATCAGGTGTAAGCCATGAATCATTCCTGCTGTTGGCCAACTCTCAGAGTGACATGGAGGAATGGGTCAGAGCCATACGGAGAGTCATATGGGCTCCACTTGGAGGAG GAGTCTTTGGGCAGCACCTGGAGGAGACAATGTTGTACGAGGCCCAGTGTGGCCCCCAGCGACCGGTCCCTGTGCTGGtcgaacagtgtgtgtgtttcatacgTGAACATGGGCTTGAGGAAGAGGGCCTTTTCAGGGCCCCTGGACAAACCAACCATGTTCGAGAGCTGCAGGATGCATTCGATCGCGGTGAGAAGCCGGTGTTTGACAG TTCCACAGATGTCCACACAGTGGCATCGCTGCTAAAGCTGTACATACGGGAGCTGCCAGAGCCTATAATCCCATTCTCCAAATACACACAGTTTCTTTCTTGTGCTCAGCTACTTACCAAGGATAAAGAACTg GGTATCATAGAGCTCGGCAAACAGGTGAAATCTCTTCCTCAGGTCAACTACAACCTCCTTAAATACATCTGCAG GTTCCTAGATGAGGTTCAGTCTCACTCCAACGAGAACAAGATGAGCGTTCAGAACCTGGCCACTGTGTTTGGACCCAATATCCTTCGGCCCAGGGTGGAGGATCCAGTAACTATGATGGAGG GAAGTACCCAGGTGCAGCATCTGATGACTGTGCTGATCAGTGAACACTCCCGACTTTACCAACATGAAGAGCCAGAAACAGAAATTGAGATCCCCCCACAGCAACCTCAGAGTCCTGTCCAACGGTGCAGAGTGGAATGGTTGCCCCACGAAGACACTGAACCCCCAACCTCCTCAGGCACAAGCACCACAACACCCAAGGTGATACTCCAATCTTCCACCCCTTCTTTAGAGAGCAGGCTGAAAGCACCAAGCCCCATTACAGCAGTAGAGAAGGGTGAGGATGGTCAGGATGAAGGGAAGAGCAAAAGTAAGCCAGAGGAGAAAGTGGATGAAAAAGCAGATATTAAAACGGAATTGAAAAGTGGAGGTGAAGTTGCCATAAGTCCCAGTAAACAGTCTAGAGCGCTGCCTTCCTGGAGGTGCTCCTTCAAGGGCAGTGCAGCATCTGGGGGGCCAAGGGGGAAAATAGGGGGGTCGGCGGGGGATGTGTCAGCAGCTGGTGGGAGCAACTGGCTGATGAATGGCCTGTCATCCTTCCGAGCTCACCGACGCACCACGTCATCTGGTGAGAGGCTGAAAGATTCGACTCTGTCTCTGAAGGATTCAACCCTTTCCCTAAAAGAGACAAATCTCTCAATTAAAGACTCGCAGAGAGACTCAGATGAAGACTCCTCTCGAACGCCCCTCGCTCACAGAGCCCTCCAACAATCACACAGAATGTCCGCCTATGACAACGTTGCCCCGTCCAGTCTGAGTCTGCCTGCTGACTCCCCGATTTGGTCGTCCTTTGAGATCTCGCTGACCGAACCAGAGGGAAGCGATAGGGCAGTCAAAGCAGCGCAGGGTCAAGAGAGACCCACAGAGGTGAGGGACATTACAAATACTCCAGATGACAGTGCAAGTGGGGCTGAGGACGATCccggaggaggagatgaagatcTCACCAACATGCTGATGCAGctgaaggaggagctgaagaaacaGAGGACAAGCTATGAAGCCTCTATTCGCAA GTTGGAGGAGTCCTGCTCAAAGTACCAGTCGCAGGTAAACTGCCTCGAGGAGGAGCTGgaccaggagaagaagaaggtcCACATGCTGGAGATCCGACTCAGGAATTCAGAGCGGGCAAATAAAGACGCAGAGAACAgaaacatcctcctccagcaagAGATGGAGGAGTTCTTCAAAACCCTCGGAGATCTGACGACAGGAGCAACATAG
- the arhgap22a gene encoding rho GTPase-activating protein 22 isoform X3: protein MLSPKIKQARRARSKSMVLGELSRVSRPCSPLDQEKALKSGWLKRKRSIMKNWQLRWFVLRAEALYFYKDQDETKAQGCIPLQGSQVNELPANQDEPGRHLFEIIPGGAGEKDRSGVSHESFLLLANSQSDMEEWVRAIRRVIWAPLGGGVFGQHLEETMLYEAQCGPQRPVPVLVEQCVCFIREHGLEEEGLFRAPGQTNHVRELQDAFDRGEKPVFDSSTDVHTVASLLKLYIRELPEPIIPFSKYTQFLSCAQLLTKDKELGIIELGKQVKSLPQVNYNLLKYICRFLDEVQSHSNENKMSVQNLATVFGPNILRPRVEDPVTMMEGSTQVQHLMTVLISEHSRLYQHEEPETEIEIPPQQPQSPVQRCRVEWLPHEDTEPPTSSGTSTTTPKVILQSSTPSLESRLKAPSPITAVEKGEDGQDEGKSKSKPEEKVDEKADIKTELKSGGEVAISPSKQSRALPSWRCSFKGSAASGGPRGKIGGSAGDVSAAGGSNWLMNGLSSFRAHRRTTSSGERLKDSTLSLKDSTLSLKETNLSIKDSQRDSDEDSSRTPLAHRALQQSHRMSAYDNVAPSSLSLPADSPIWSSFEISLTEPEGSDRAVKAAQGQERPTEVRDITNTPDDSASGAEDDPGGGDEDLTNMLMQLKEELKKQRTSYEASIRKLEESCSKYQSQVNCLEEELDQEKKKVHMLEIRLRNSERANKDAENRNILLQQEMEEFFKTLGDLTTGAT from the exons CACGCTCCAAGAGCATGGTGCTCGGAGAGCTGTCCCGGGTGTCCAGGCCCTGCTCGCCTCTGGATCAGGAGAAAGCACTGAAGTCGGGCTGGCTGAAGAGGAAGCGCAGTATCATGAAGAACTGGCAGCTGCGCTGGTTCGTCCTAAGGGCTGAGGCTCTGTATTTCTACAAGGACCAGGATGAAACCAAGGCACAG GGCTGTATCCCTCTTCAGGGCAGCCAGGTCAATGAGCTGCCGGCCAATCAGGATGAGCCTGGTCGCCACCTTTTTGAAATCATTCCAG GCGGGGCTGGAGAAAAGGATCGATCAGGTGTAAGCCATGAATCATTCCTGCTGTTGGCCAACTCTCAGAGTGACATGGAGGAATGGGTCAGAGCCATACGGAGAGTCATATGGGCTCCACTTGGAGGAG GAGTCTTTGGGCAGCACCTGGAGGAGACAATGTTGTACGAGGCCCAGTGTGGCCCCCAGCGACCGGTCCCTGTGCTGGtcgaacagtgtgtgtgtttcatacgTGAACATGGGCTTGAGGAAGAGGGCCTTTTCAGGGCCCCTGGACAAACCAACCATGTTCGAGAGCTGCAGGATGCATTCGATCGCGGTGAGAAGCCGGTGTTTGACAG TTCCACAGATGTCCACACAGTGGCATCGCTGCTAAAGCTGTACATACGGGAGCTGCCAGAGCCTATAATCCCATTCTCCAAATACACACAGTTTCTTTCTTGTGCTCAGCTACTTACCAAGGATAAAGAACTg GGTATCATAGAGCTCGGCAAACAGGTGAAATCTCTTCCTCAGGTCAACTACAACCTCCTTAAATACATCTGCAG GTTCCTAGATGAGGTTCAGTCTCACTCCAACGAGAACAAGATGAGCGTTCAGAACCTGGCCACTGTGTTTGGACCCAATATCCTTCGGCCCAGGGTGGAGGATCCAGTAACTATGATGGAGG GAAGTACCCAGGTGCAGCATCTGATGACTGTGCTGATCAGTGAACACTCCCGACTTTACCAACATGAAGAGCCAGAAACAGAAATTGAGATCCCCCCACAGCAACCTCAGAGTCCTGTCCAACGGTGCAGAGTGGAATGGTTGCCCCACGAAGACACTGAACCCCCAACCTCCTCAGGCACAAGCACCACAACACCCAAGGTGATACTCCAATCTTCCACCCCTTCTTTAGAGAGCAGGCTGAAAGCACCAAGCCCCATTACAGCAGTAGAGAAGGGTGAGGATGGTCAGGATGAAGGGAAGAGCAAAAGTAAGCCAGAGGAGAAAGTGGATGAAAAAGCAGATATTAAAACGGAATTGAAAAGTGGAGGTGAAGTTGCCATAAGTCCCAGTAAACAGTCTAGAGCGCTGCCTTCCTGGAGGTGCTCCTTCAAGGGCAGTGCAGCATCTGGGGGGCCAAGGGGGAAAATAGGGGGGTCGGCGGGGGATGTGTCAGCAGCTGGTGGGAGCAACTGGCTGATGAATGGCCTGTCATCCTTCCGAGCTCACCGACGCACCACGTCATCTGGTGAGAGGCTGAAAGATTCGACTCTGTCTCTGAAGGATTCAACCCTTTCCCTAAAAGAGACAAATCTCTCAATTAAAGACTCGCAGAGAGACTCAGATGAAGACTCCTCTCGAACGCCCCTCGCTCACAGAGCCCTCCAACAATCACACAGAATGTCCGCCTATGACAACGTTGCCCCGTCCAGTCTGAGTCTGCCTGCTGACTCCCCGATTTGGTCGTCCTTTGAGATCTCGCTGACCGAACCAGAGGGAAGCGATAGGGCAGTCAAAGCAGCGCAGGGTCAAGAGAGACCCACAGAGGTGAGGGACATTACAAATACTCCAGATGACAGTGCAAGTGGGGCTGAGGACGATCccggaggaggagatgaagatcTCACCAACATGCTGATGCAGctgaaggaggagctgaagaaacaGAGGACAAGCTATGAAGCCTCTATTCGCAA GTTGGAGGAGTCCTGCTCAAAGTACCAGTCGCAGGTAAACTGCCTCGAGGAGGAGCTGgaccaggagaagaagaaggtcCACATGCTGGAGATCCGACTCAGGAATTCAGAGCGGGCAAATAAAGACGCAGAGAACAgaaacatcctcctccagcaagAGATGGAGGAGTTCTTCAAAACCCTCGGAGATCTGACGACAGGAGCAACATAG